In the Urocitellus parryii isolate mUroPar1 chromosome 1, mUroPar1.hap1, whole genome shotgun sequence genome, AGAAGTTGAAAATTGTATATTCCTTTTTAATGCAGAAATTCAAATGGGgttgtttttattactaattGCTTGAGACAGAAGCTTATGGGTAAACATATAGACACAAAATACCATAAGAGAAGCTACAATTTAGTTGAGAAATGGCTGAAATCAGTAGTACCAGGGATGCTTATGTAAAAtaatctctctccctccatctctttccccctccctccccctctctttcctctctccagaGGTCTCTCTTTTTCTGACTCATTCTGGGTTTGAGGACATAATTTTGTCTCTTTTCCTTCAGATCTCTGAGTACCTGGATCTCTGAGTACCTGGGAACTTGGCCTGCCTTGGCTACTAAGCTTGATGGAAGATCTGATGTAGATGAGTTGATTGTATTCCATGAAGTGATAGCTCAACATCAGCCAGGGTTCAAAGTACTTTTTCAGCATCACTTCACCTGTGGACTCTTCTAAATTTTGCtttactggggggaaaaaaacctgggGTAAGAGGAGATCATTTTTAACAAATTAGCATCCTTTCCCCTTCCATATAAGTGAATGCAAAGGATAAGACTGTGACTCCATTGGACTGCACCTTTAAGTTAAAAttgcagaagaagaaagggaCAATGGCTCTGAGTGGAAACTGTAGTCGTTATTATCCTCGAGAACAAGGGGCTGCAGTTCCCAACTCCTTCCCTGAAGTCATAGAGCTGAATGTCGGGGGTCAAGTTTATTTCACTCGCCATTCCACATTAATAAGCATCCCTCATTCCCTCCTGTGGAAAATGTTTTCCCCAAAGAGAGACACAGCTAACGATCTAGCCAAGGACTCCAAGGGAAGGTTTTTCATTGACAGAGATGGATTCTTGTTCCGTTATATTCTGGACTATCTCAGGGACAGGCAGGTGGTCCTGCCTGATCACTTTCCAGAACGGGGAAGACTGAAAAGGGAGGCTGAGTACTTCCAGCTTCCAGACTTGGTCAAACTCCTGACCCCAGACGAAATCAAGCAAAGCCCGGATGAATTCTGCCACAGTGACTTTGAAGATGCCTCCCAGGGAAGTGACACAAGAATCTGTCCCCCTTCCTCCATGCTCCCTGCTGACCGCAAGTGGGGCTTCATTACTGTGGGTTACAGGGGATCCTGCACCTTGGGCAGAGAGGGGCAGGCAGATGCCAAGTTTCGGAGAGTTCCCCGGATTTTGGTGTGTGGAAGGATTTCCTTGGCAAAGGAAGTCTTTGGAGAAACTTTGAATGAAAGCAGAGACCCTGACCGAGCCCCAGAAAGATACACCTCCAGATTTTATCTCAAATTCAAGCATCTGGAAAGGGCTTTTGATATGTTGTCAGAGTGTGGATTCCACATGGTGGCCTGTAACTCATCGGTGACAGCATCCTTCGTCAACCAATATACAGATGACAAGATCTGGTCAAGCTACACTGAATACGTCTTCTACCGTAAGTACAAAggcttctattcatttttttgtgtgtatatcaATTCTCTTCATAGATACATTTGGGCTACATGTTCTGTCAGTATCTAAGGACTACCATTTGGGATTGCTATACCTCTTGAACTATAGCTAGAGTACTAGAGATTACAATTAAGCTCTCATGGTTTACTTACAGCAACTTCTAAGCTCACAAAATAGTCAAAGGCCTCAGAAATCACAAGGTACAGATATTGGTGTAGGTAATATGTGGATGAAAACaagcatttttgtcttttttgccaGATATCAAATTATGAAGGTAAGATTGGTGATTATAACTTGGCTGTTGGTCCACGGGGGTTTGGTAGTGTCAGGGTGGAGAAAGTACTGCTGTCTCCTCTTTGAGCTGAACTTTGGGGTCCATTAAGCCGATTGGTAAAGACTTTCTTTCATCAGGGACTCTGAGAACACAAATGCATGTTGCACTGAGTAATGTGGTCTTGGCTAGATGGCAGTACAGACTGCTGAAAatcccccttcctccccccaaGTCTGAAATTGGCTTTTTATGGGTTTTACAAATCTGCTGTTTGATTCGTTCGCATTTTGTACTGAGACTTGAGTTGCACTGCAGACTTAATTAAGCTGAACTTCATTTAAGATCCATCCGAAAGGAACTACATCCTTGAGAATTGTCAATCACAGGCAAACACCTTCAGACAGCTGAGGTGATAGAGTTACTGACATAAAAAGAGACCagagtgggggaaaaaaggaaatggatatactGATGACTTTTAAGTAGGGATTCTTAgagttcgtttttttttttttcttaaatgaagacTTATGGTGCAGATTgccttgtgttttttaaaatgtcattattcaAAACTATAAACTGCAAGCCATTGATCTATATAGGAAGGATAGTAAATCAGCCCATATTGTTTTCTGCTTGGTTTAACTGCTGATTTTCAGTAGCCTAGGAATTAGCTGAAGTGAATTCCACAAAGAATGTTTCCAGTGTTAATATTTAATTGTCTATATTatcatttgaaaacaaatgtCTAAATTTCTTTGAACATAAAAGTgaaactgaatttcttttttttttattttttttttaatttttttttttaaagagagagtgagagaggagagagagagtgagagagagagaattttaatatttattttttagttctcggcggacacaacatctttgttggtatgtggtgctgaggatcgaacccgggccgcatgcatgccaggcgagcgtgctaccgcttgagccacatccccagcccaaaaaactGAATTTCTTGAACTGTTTTTGCCTAcagttgtttttattcatttggagATCATATTGGCCATCCTGATAGAGATGACAGGGTTATCACACATTTGGTTATTTTAGAAGTGAAGACATGTGAATTGCATAGACAAAACAGCCTGTGTGGAAAAATTAAATCAGTTCAGGAGACACTGATGTGTAATAACAAACATTATTTGGTCCAATAACCCTATCTATGGCCTTTATCTATAATCTATATCTTCCTGTATGCC is a window encoding:
- the Kctd16 gene encoding BTB/POZ domain-containing protein KCTD16, with translation MALSGNCSRYYPREQGAAVPNSFPEVIELNVGGQVYFTRHSTLISIPHSLLWKMFSPKRDTANDLAKDSKGRFFIDRDGFLFRYILDYLRDRQVVLPDHFPERGRLKREAEYFQLPDLVKLLTPDEIKQSPDEFCHSDFEDASQGSDTRICPPSSMLPADRKWGFITVGYRGSCTLGREGQADAKFRRVPRILVCGRISLAKEVFGETLNESRDPDRAPERYTSRFYLKFKHLERAFDMLSECGFHMVACNSSVTASFVNQYTDDKIWSSYTEYVFYREPSRWSSHCDCCCKNGKGDKEGESGTSCNDLSTSSCDSQSEASSPQETVICGPVTRQTNIQTLDRPIKKGPVQLIQQSEMRRKSDLLRTLTSGSRESNMSSKKKAVKEKLSIEEELEKCIQDFLKIKIPDRFPERKHPWQSELLRKYHL